The Candidatus Hydrogenedentota bacterium region CCCCGCACGCGACTAAGGGCGCAGGCATGCCTTGGCGGCTCCCCCCTATTGTGCGAGTGGTTCCGGAGGGGGGAACCACCGATGAACACCGATGAACACCGATAAAGCGTGCGGAGGCAGGGGGGGGCGGGGCCAGAGGAGTCCTTTCTTCAACGACATTCCCGCCTTCGGCGGTCTGGGGTTCGCCATGACGCCGACTGTGTCCGCCCCCCACTTTTGTGGCAGACATGTGGAGTGCGGTGGCAGAGCGCAGCGGCGACACCGCTTTGGCCGGGGGATGATCCCTGCCGCCCCCGCCCCGACGGACGCTTCTCTTTCTCAGAAAGCCAAAGCGGCGTCGTTGCCGCCGCACTCCAAGGGACGGTGCCGCCGTTGTTCCGCCCGTTCATCGCCTCGGGGTCTCCGCGTCTGCTACCATTGCCCCTCCACGGCCTCTTCGCCGTGGGGGAATGGACGCATGAGCGAGACGGCAACAGCACACACGGCGGCAACCGGGCCTGCGGCGCGGGGCGCGGCGGCGCGCGGCGCGCGGGGCACGGACCTGACCACGGGCAGCGTGCCCCGGCACCTGCTCGTCTTTTCGCTGCCCATCCTGATGGGGAGCCTGCTGCACACGGCGTACATGGTGGTGAACGCGGTGTGGATCGGGCGCTTTCTGGGCGCGGAGGCCATGTCCGCCATCACGGTGACCTTTCCCATTTTCTTCGTGCTGATGGCCGTGGCGGCGGGGCTCACACAGGCGACGAGCATTCTGGTGTCCCAGGCCTACGGCGCGCGGGACTATGACCGGGTGGCGCGGGTCATCGGGAACTCGACGGTCCTCATCGGGGGGGTGGCGGCGCTCTGCCTGGCCGCGGGCGGGCTGGGGGCGGAGCCGGTGCTGCGGGCCATGCGCACGCCGCCGGAGGTGCTGCCCATCGCGGTCTCGTACTTCCGCGTGTTTCTCTGGACAACGCCGTTCATGTTCGGCGTGTTTCTGCTCGCGTCGTCCCTGCGGGGGGTGGGCGACTCGAAGACGCCGCTGTGGTTCCAGGGGGGCTCCCTGCTGCTTACGGCGGCGCTGGACCCGCTGCTCATGTTCGGGGGACTGGGGCTGCCGCGCCTCGGGCTCAACGGCACCGCCTATGCCACCATCCTCTCGCAGGCCCTGGCGCTCGGCGCGCTGGCCTGGCATCTGCGCCGCCGGAACCACATCGCCTCGCCCCATTGGCGGCGCCTGCGCGTGGACGGGCCGACAACGCGGGTCACCCTGCGGATCGGCGTCCCCTCCATGCTCCAGCAGCTGCTGGTGTCCGTCGGGATGATGGTGATCGTGGGGCTGGTAAACCCCTACGGCGCCCACAGCTCCGCCGCCTTCGGCATTGCCATGCGCATAGACCAGATCGCGTTCATGCCCGCCATGGCCGTCGGCATGGCCGTGGCGACCCTCGCCGGACAGAACATCGGCGCGGGCCACTATGACCGCGTCGGCGAGGTGTTCCGGTCGGGCGTCGCGCTGAGCTGCGGCCTGACCGCCCTGGCGGCGGTGCTCGCCTTCTGCCTGCCCGCGTGGCTGATGGGCCTGTTCACGCCCGAGGCCGACGTCATCGCCGTGGGCGCGACCTACCTCCGCATCGCGAGCCTGGGCTACCTCCTGTTCGCCGTCATGTTCGCGGGGAACGGCGTGGTCAACGGCGCCGGCCACACGGGGGCCACCACGGTCTTCACCTTCATCGCCTTCTGGGCGGTGCGCATCCCCATGGCGGCGTTCCTGTCCGGCCACTGGGGGCGGGTCGAGGGGGTGTGGTACGGGAATCTGGCGGGGCTGGCGGTGGGCATGGGCGTGAGCCTGGCCTACTACTTCTCCGGCCGGTGGAAAAAGCCGGTGGTCCGGCGCGGGACTCCGTAGCGCGGGGGCACGAAAGGCGGGTGCCGCCGTAGCGCCGGCGTCTCGCCGGCCTTGCTCTGGTCTTGCTCTGGCCCGGCCGGGTTCCGTGCGCCCGAAGACAGGGCCGCCGGGACGGCGGCGTTACGCAACACGGGTCAATGACCCGGTCTCTTGCGGCGGGGGGGAGAGGGGCCTGAAAACAGGCGGGCTTAAAAGAAATGGCGTACCCGGAGGGACTCGAACCCCCAACCTTCTGGTCCGTAGGGACTAAAAGCGGGTTTTTCGAGTTTTCGCCCGCGCATCGGCGACGCTGTAAACCCTTTGTTTTCAAGTTTGTCTGACAAGGGAAGAATAACACACCTCGCATACAATTGCAAGTGATTTTACCCAAAACCGGGTAAATTACCTAGCAAGTTGTTTTCGGTGAGTGCATGAAGGGGTCAGGCATGACAAACACAATAGGACCGCGCCACAGCCCCGCAGAGCGCGTTTCTCCCTCCGGTGGTCTGTTCACCCGCCTCCGGTCGTGATCGTGCCCCCTGCGGCCTCTGTGGCGGTCTATTCTTGGAACCTTCACCGCCGCCACCTCACCACCTCACAGCGGGCAATGGTGGCGACCGCCGTGCTCCCGATGCTGGAGGAACAGGCGAAAGAGCGCATGAAGGAAGCCGGGGCGAAGGGTGCGGCAATCGCAGGGAAGGGGAGGCCCGCACAGAATGATAGGGGGGTCGCAAATTTGCGACCCCCCGAAGAGGTGGACAACAAACACCTCGCATCCGCAGACGCGGCCACCATGTTGAACGTCTCCCCGCGCAGTGTACAGACCGCCAAGAAGGTGCAACAGGCCGCGCCGGAACTCGCTGAAAAGGGAAACCCCCGGCCAGCGGGTGCCAGCCGGGGGCGGGGAGCATGTGCCCCTATGCCGAGAAACTATTTTTCGCGCAGATGGCGAGCGCGGAGCATGTCGCCCAGCGGTAGGGCCTGTCCCGGCTCCGGGAAGGGGTACACCGTCTCCCGGCTCCGGGCAACGGCCCTGATAGCCTCGGAAAGTTTTCCGTTAGGCTCATGCGGTCGGACAGCCTCGGCCAGTGCGGCGCGGATCATGCGGGCGAGGGGGGTGTTACTCTCCATTGGAAGCATCCTCGAGCATGTCGGTTATCAGGCGGTGCCCAGTGGCCAGCCGCGCGACGGCGAGGGCGCGGAAGCTCCGGGGCGAACACGCGCCGCCGAGGTGCCCCCCACGCTTCGGGTATGCCGCCGAAAACTCGCGGACCCGCCCCTCGGCCTGATGATGCAGCACATGGAGCCGCTGGGCCGCCGCGTGCATCTCCGCCACGGCGCGCTCGATGATCACGGCCTCGGCGTCCTGGGCCGCGTGAAGCTCCGCCAGGGCGTCGCCGACTTCCGCGCGCGCCTCCGGCTCGGCATCTGCGCGGGCAATGCGGACGGCCTCGGCGTGGGCGCGCAGAACGGACTCCAAGTCTGCGACTTCCCCCCTGTGCTTCGTGATCGTCTTGCGCGCCGTCTGTCCTCCCTCGCCGTCGGCGAGTTCCTGCGCAAGGTCAGCCTCGGCGCGGCTCAGTCCGCCGCGCGCGGCCTCCAGTTCGTGGGCGATGACAGCGGCGGCGGCCTCCAGGCTGCGGACGTGGTGAAGTGCTTCAATCATGGTCTGCCTCCAGAATCTGCGCGGCCAGCGCGCGGAGTTCGTCGTCTGTCATTTTGGTGTAGGGATTCTCCCCGCTGGGATCGGTCGGCGCGATTTTCTGCGGCGCGTCAAGGCCGTTGAGCTTCGCGCGCCGTTCCATGATGCGGAGGACGCGGTCGGCGGCGGGAAACACGCCCGCAAGTGCTTTTTCCCATAGCGCGGCCTGCATCTCGTCGAGTCTCTGGTTTTCCAGCTCGCGCAGATGCTCGGCCAGTTCGGCGCACTCGGCCAGCGTCTCGGCCAGCGCGTCGCGGACGTAACGGTAGGCGGTTGATGTGTCCACGCCGAGAGTGTCGCCGATCCCGGCGAATGTCAGGCCTTTGATTCGCAGTGCCAGGGCGTCGGCACGTCGCCCGGCGGCGGCTGCGCAGTCGGGCCTAGCCTTGGCGGTGTGTCTTTTTGTGGGCCGTACATTGTCAGTCATTAGCGCGCTCCTTCTTCCGGTCGGGGACCGCCCGCAGTGTGTGCGCGTCCGTGGGCGGCTTCGGCGGTGAGAGGCGCGGCATGGGCTTCACGGGCTTCTGGCGCGTGTTCGTGAAGTGCTGGCCGTGCCCCGCGACGATGACGCGGGCGGGCCTTTTGGGGGTGTCGGTCATTTTCTGGTTTCCTTTCACGGTTTGCCCGTTATGGCCTATTTCCGGCCCTTGGGGCGTTTTTAGGGTTTCAGCGGATACAGACAAGGCTGGGGAGGTGAACGCGTCTCCTGCGGCCTCCTGCGCGTTTCTTTTCGCGATGCAGTCGCGGAGTTCCACCACCAGTGGGCGGATTGTCTCCGCGTAGTCCATCCCGGCGGATTCAGCGTCACGGATGGATGCGTACAGCTCCCCTTCCCGGCGGCGCAGCCGCCCAGGCATGTCTTGGGGCGTCTGCGCCGATCCGCACCCTGTAGCGCAAGCGGAAGGGGGCGCGTCGGTGCTGCGCCCCTTCCTGCTAACGGGGGGGTTAAAGGGGGGGGATTCCGCCCTCTGCGTCAACCGCGTCAACCGCGTCAACCTCTTAAGGGAAACACGCGGTTGGCGCACCCGGTTGGCGCACCCTGCGGGGCGGTCAGAAGGGCACATCGTATTCCTCCTCCGTGTAAAGTTCATCGAACACCCCCCCGGCGGGCTGTAGTGTCTCGACTTCGTGACGGTTCGGCTTGCGGACAGTCTCGACGCGGAGTTTCCCGGCAGCGACAAGGGACTGGACAGCCGCCTCGACATCGCGGTTGCGCGCCCAGCCGACGGCGGCCAGGACGGCGGAAACCAGCCGCCCGGCGTCGCCCTTGCCTTGACAGACGGCGCGCGGGTTGATGATCACCGCAGGGTTGTTATGCACCCATCGCAGGACGGCCGCCTCGACTTCCCGGCGGTCATGCGTCACGGGGCCGCCAATGGACTCCAGACAGCCGCCGTCGCCCACGGACACAATGCGCAGATGCAGACGCGCCTCACCGCTGGAAAACTGCGGCTTAGTGTTACTCAATTCGAGGGTGCCGTCTGCGGTGCGTTTCAGCTCCCACGCGCCGCGCGCCTCATCGGTTACGGCGGAGCTTCCCCGGACATTCTCGGCGGATGCGTCGCCCTTCCCCGTGCCTTTGCGCGTGTGCGCCAATACCAGCACGGCGGCCTCGGAGTCCCGCGCAATGTCGCCCAGGACGGCCATAAGCTCGCCCATCGCGGCAGCGTCATTTCCGTCAATGGCACCCCCAGCACGGCGCAGCGTGTCCACCACGACTAGCGCGGGCCTCATGGCGCGGACCGCCGCGCGCAGCTCCCGGCAAAAGGCGGTCGGGCGGACATTCCCCGCGCGGTCAAGTTCTACCAGCGGACCGGGGGTGTCGAGGAGGTGGACATGCTGCGCCATGTCGGCGGCCATGCGGTCAGCGTCGAGGCGGTGGTGCATCTGGAGGGCGCGCCACCGTTTCGCGGCAATGTGGCGGGAGTCTTCATAGCTCAGGGTCACGACATCGCCATGGGCAAGAGGTGCCATGCCATTGATGAGCGCGCGGCCATGCGCGACGGACACCTCCAGACTGCGGGCAAGCATGCTTTTTCCGACGCCTCCGGGAGCCGCCAGCACCGTCACGACGCCGCGCAGCAACCAGCCGTCCACCAGCCACGGCAGCGGCGCGGAGGCAAGGCCGTCAAGGTTTGACAAGTCGGCGAATTGCAGCCCCGCGCCCGTGTCTCCGCTCAATGCGGCCATGCGCTCTAGGATCGCGGTTTCATCGTCTCCGGCGGTCACAGCGCGGCGCAGCTCCCCGGCCAGTGCGTCACGCTCGACCGCCCGCAGGAAGTCGCGCACATCGCCCGCACAGAGCGCGGGGGACTGTGTTGGCGGGGCCAGCGGGTCAAATAGCACCCGGACAAGACCGCTCTCGTTGAGACGGATAACGGCCTCATGGACGGCCTCCTCCGTGATCGGCGCGCGGTCTGCATCCATGCGCTTGATGATGTCCACCAACACCTCGAACGGATGCCCAAGTCCGCGCAGATCGGCAGGCAGGGACACCAGCTCGCGGACGGCCTCGGCGTTGCCCTGGGCTGCGCGACGGATCAGACGGCCCAGCGAGTCAGCGGCCAGCGATGCGGCGCGGGTGATGGGGTCCGCGCGTGGGGTCATTTCAAGCACCCTCGGCGACGGAGGTTTTCCCGCGCCTCGGCCACGGCCTTGTCGCGCTCGGCGTCGGTGCGGGTGCGCTCCGTCTGCGCCGGGGTGGGCGCGGCGGATGCAGTCAGCGGGCGGTCGGCCTGGGCCAGCCGCTGGCCGAAGTCTCGGAGAGCATCCTCCGTGACGCGAATCTCGCGCCCCATGCGGAGGTATTTCAGAGACACGCCACGGCACCCCTTGCGGCACCATCGCCACACTGTGACGGTGGACGGGCGTTTCCCGCCGCGCCCAAGGTATGCAGCGGCCTCAGGGAGTGTCAAAAGGGAGGGGGAGGGGGAGGGGGTCAAGGGAGCACTCATATCCGGCAACCTTTCAGTTACTGGTGTGCTCCTTTTGAAACATCGGCAGATACACTCTACCTTCGTTTCGCTCCGCATTATATCACACGTTTACCCCCATTGCAAGTGGTACAGCACACTACTTCACCACGCGAAAAGTCAATTTTCGCACTAATGGTATATAGCGCAATTCGCCTGTCATGGGACGGCGTTATTCTCGCAGTCGCGGCCATAGTTCACAAGGGAGCATGTCTCGCAGTCTCCGCCGTTCTGTGTGCAATAGTGCGGCGGCACGGTCCAGCCCAGGGCCTGGGCGGCCTCGCGGATCACCCGGCGGATGCGGGCATCCTGATGCACGTCGCGCGGCACCATGCGCCGCCGCGCCTCCTCCTCGGATTCGATCAGCTCGTAGTGGTGAAGGTCATGCGCAAACGCGGCGAGGTAATCATCATCGGAGGGCGCATCCGGCCATGCCCACGCGGACCCGGCGTTAGACTCGCAGGCCTCGACGAATTGCGCCAAAGTGAAAACGGCGTAGGCCTCGGCGGGCCTCTGGTGGGGAACCTCTACAAGAATGTGCGGGTACATCATCGGTCTATCCTTTCACGGTTTGAACATGGCACCCGACGGCGACAGACCACGGGCGCGCATGTGGTCTGCATCATCCAATTTTCGCGGCGACGGTGGCGGCCAGTGCTTTGTCGGCCTCGGCGTAGACTTGAGTTATTGCGGCGTCGGCGTGCCCCAGCGCGGCGCGCGCGGCCTCCAGTCCAAAGTGTTGACGGGCACGGGTCGCGTATGAGTGGCGCATCTGGTGAACGTGCCAATGGGGCACAGCCTCCCCATCCTCTAGCGGACGGCCCAGCTCCATTTCCCGCGCCTTGTTTGCCTTGCGCACCCCCACGGTGACGGCATGGCAGACGCTGGCGTTGGTGTAGTGCTCGCCCAGGGTCCGGTCGGTCTCGCGCAGGTTCGGTAGCTGGTTTGGTCTGCGGTGAACCCGGCATCCCTCAGACCATTCTTTCATCGCGTCGGCGGGAGGGAACAGATACCCGTCACGGTGGCGGAGCATGGCCTCTTTCAGTATCCGCTGGGCCTCCGGTCCGAAACAGATAACGCGGGTCTTGCCCAACCCGGCGGTCTTGTGATCTTTCGGGCTATAGGTCCAGACGGGGCCGGAGCGGTCAATGTCTACGGCTTTGACGGCCACCAGCTCGCCGACGCGGGCACCAGAATGCCAAAGCACCAGCACCAGCTCTCGGACGGGCCGGGGAAGGTGCGGCAGGGTGGCGGCGACGGTCGCCCACTCAACAGGACGGACAGGCTCCGGCTCCGTCGTGCCGGGTGCATGGCCGCGCCGCAGTCCCTTCACACACCGCAGGGCCTCGGGGATGGAACCGGGAATCAGCTCCATGGATGCGCCCCATGCAAAAATCGCGGTGACGGACTGCGCCATGCGGTTGACAGTCCGGCGGCTCAGTGTTCCATCGCACAAGGCCGCGCGGTATTGTTGGAGTGCCAGCGGGCCGTACTCGGCGGCTGGCATCCCCCCGGCAAAATCGGCGAAACGACCACACCATGTAAGCAGGGTTGAGCGGTGTGTGTTGTCAGGCAGATACCCGACAAGGTGCGCCGTGTATTTGTCCACCAGCTCCATGACGGTGATCAGCCTCGGAGACGGCGGGGCGGGTTGGCGACCATGGGACAGCCAGCGGGCTATCTCGGCCTGATAGCGGACCTGGGCGGCTTCGGGGTCACTTCCCAGCCATGTATCGCGCCCATTCAGGGTGACGCGGTAATGGCCTGTTCCCTTGTGAAAACGGAGCGAGGGAACCTTCTGGATTGCACGTTTGGACTTAATAGACATCGGCGGCGCAGCCTCCCTGCTAGGTAAATTACCTAGCGTTGTAGGGTTTAGCTGCGCCGCCGTTGGCGGGTAACGCTCGGCGTAAAGCCTTGCGTTTCAGCATCTTATAAATGGCGTACCCGGAGGGACTCGAACCCCCAACCTTCTGGTCCGTAGCCAGACGCTCAATCCAATTGAGCTACGGGTACGCTGCGCAAGCGTGTAAAGGATACCACAGCCGCGCCGGAGACGCAAGTTTTTCGCGCACGGCGGGTGTTTCCGGGGCCGCAGCCTACTCCCCGAAACTCACTTTGTAGAGGCGCACTTCGGCGTCTTTCACGTTGCAGGGGTCGAGCCGGAGACTGGAGCTGGGGCCGCGCCAGCGGGGGTGTTTCTCCAGGTCAATCAGCACCTCGTGGGGCGCGCCGTCGGCGGGAACGGCGAAGGACAGGGCGGTGGCCTCGCCGGAGGCCATGCCCCAGGGCGACCAGAAGAGCTGGCCGTGGACCGTCTCCACGCCGGGGGCGGCGACGGAGAGGGTCAGGCGCATCCGCCGGTGCGCCGAGGCGCGCAGGCCCTTGGTCACCGCGCGCAGCGCGGGGTCGGCGGTGACGGTGCGGAACACCATGGCGCCGTCGCGGAACTCGGGGGCGGTCATGCCCATGAAGGGCGACCACGCGCCCGGGCCGTTGGCAAAATCCCAGTCGAGGGTGGACGGCTGCGGGGGGAATTCGTAGGGGCCGAGGCCGAGGTCGGCGGGGCCGAGGTTCACCGGCCAGGCGGCCGGATCCCCCTCCGCGAAGACGGACCGGAGGGTCTCGTACATGGA contains the following coding sequences:
- a CDS encoding MATE family efflux transporter, which encodes MSETATAHTAATGPAARGAAARGARGTDLTTGSVPRHLLVFSLPILMGSLLHTAYMVVNAVWIGRFLGAEAMSAITVTFPIFFVLMAVAAGLTQATSILVSQAYGARDYDRVARVIGNSTVLIGGVAALCLAAGGLGAEPVLRAMRTPPEVLPIAVSYFRVFLWTTPFMFGVFLLASSLRGVGDSKTPLWFQGGSLLLTAALDPLLMFGGLGLPRLGLNGTAYATILSQALALGALAWHLRRRNHIASPHWRRLRVDGPTTRVTLRIGVPSMLQQLLVSVGMMVIVGLVNPYGAHSSAAFGIAMRIDQIAFMPAMAVGMAVATLAGQNIGAGHYDRVGEVFRSGVALSCGLTALAAVLAFCLPAWLMGLFTPEADVIAVGATYLRIASLGYLLFAVMFAGNGVVNGAGHTGATTVFTFIAFWAVRIPMAAFLSGHWGRVEGVWYGNLAGLAVGMGVSLAYYFSGRWKKPVVRRGTP
- a CDS encoding AAA family ATPase translates to MTPRADPITRAASLAADSLGRLIRRAAQGNAEAVRELVSLPADLRGLGHPFEVLVDIIKRMDADRAPITEEAVHEAVIRLNESGLVRVLFDPLAPPTQSPALCAGDVRDFLRAVERDALAGELRRAVTAGDDETAILERMAALSGDTGAGLQFADLSNLDGLASAPLPWLVDGWLLRGVVTVLAAPGGVGKSMLARSLEVSVAHGRALINGMAPLAHGDVVTLSYEDSRHIAAKRWRALQMHHRLDADRMAADMAQHVHLLDTPGPLVELDRAGNVRPTAFCRELRAAVRAMRPALVVVDTLRRAGGAIDGNDAAAMGELMAVLGDIARDSEAAVLVLAHTRKGTGKGDASAENVRGSSAVTDEARGAWELKRTADGTLELSNTKPQFSSGEARLHLRIVSVGDGGCLESIGGPVTHDRREVEAAVLRWVHNNPAVIINPRAVCQGKGDAGRLVSAVLAAVGWARNRDVEAAVQSLVAAGKLRVETVRKPNRHEVETLQPAGGVFDELYTEEEYDVPF
- a CDS encoding helix-turn-helix domain-containing protein; protein product: MTPSPSPSLLTLPEAAAYLGRGGKRPSTVTVWRWCRKGCRGVSLKYLRMGREIRVTEDALRDFGQRLAQADRPLTASAAPTPAQTERTRTDAERDKAVAEARENLRRRGCLK
- a CDS encoding site-specific integrase gives rise to the protein MSIKSKRAIQKVPSLRFHKGTGHYRVTLNGRDTWLGSDPEAAQVRYQAEIARWLSHGRQPAPPSPRLITVMELVDKYTAHLVGYLPDNTHRSTLLTWCGRFADFAGGMPAAEYGPLALQQYRAALCDGTLSRRTVNRMAQSVTAIFAWGASMELIPGSIPEALRCVKGLRRGHAPGTTEPEPVRPVEWATVAATLPHLPRPVRELVLVLWHSGARVGELVAVKAVDIDRSGPVWTYSPKDHKTAGLGKTRVICFGPEAQRILKEAMLRHRDGYLFPPADAMKEWSEGCRVHRRPNQLPNLRETDRTLGEHYTNASVCHAVTVGVRKANKAREMELGRPLEDGEAVPHWHVHQMRHSYATRARQHFGLEAARAALGHADAAITQVYAEADKALAATVAAKIG